The window ACAAATGAAATATAACGCCGGAAAATCCAAGAAATTTCTTCTCATTCTGGGGCTACATCAACTAAGGTTAGGGTTTGGCACCTTAGCGAGATTGACATAGAAAAAGAGGGGCTTCTTCGTATTCGAGACTTGAATCCGGTTCTTCTTGTAGGAATCGGCGTTGACGCTGAGATTGTTGATGCCTTCCGTGACCTCCTCCATCGACGCTCGTTTCGCTCACAATCTGCCaagagacgagagagagagaaacccTAATGCGCGCCCACAACCGAAAAGAGACAAATACGTTATATATACCACTAGAAATAATACgacatgtatatttatacatgtatataactCTGTGGACTCGGCGAGTTGAGTCACAGCCCCTCCCGAGCTTTGTCCGAGTCATACCAAGACTCGGCGATTCCAAAGCCCAAACGACTCGCGCATTACACGAGGGATCCCCTACAACTCCATCTACTTTTAGTATTATACAATTCGCACGTCAACCGTCCATTAGAACCAGCACAACTCACACCCGTGTGATCCCCAGCAACCTTGAACGTGGAATCCGATTCACCTGTGATTGGGATGCGTCTGTTACGCGCCAAATATTGTTatttatagtatatatatatatatgtatatatatatatatgtatatatgtatatatgtatatatatatatatgtatatatatatgtatatatatatatatgtatgtatatatatgtatatatatgtatgtatgtatatatatatatacatacatatatatgtgtatatatatatagtataaatAATACTGCTAACTTTTGATGTTATTTAAAGTATCAACTaacatttataaataattaattgattaaaaaaacAATAATTAACATCTAAAAATGACATGGATCTTTTCAAATGATAATGTTTTCCAAATCTTATGAAGAGCTATACAATGAGGGGCACAAAAACTCATAAAGCAAATCAAATTCCACAGCATTACAATTCACTTTCTTACTAATCTCAGAATAAAACACTGAAATATAATGTACAAAAGCTGTTACTTGATACAAATTCCACAACACATCCAATCATAGATGCCTTTCCTTTTCTTGGTCATTTCTGAACCCTTTCACCACAAAATACTAATGAGACTTGTTAATGGGAGACAGCATGTGTCTTGCTTGGATCATTCTCCTACTGACCTTCTCCATTGGCACTGCTGTTGGATCCTCTCCTGCTAACCGTAGTATTTTTCAAGATCTGCAAGAGAAATACAGGCTGCAAAGTTAGAAGAGTTTCATAACCGCGAGTGATTTCAGATGGATGATCCAATTAGCACGAGCGAAAGCAAAATAAATCATGGTTAATACCTCACAACACGACTAAAGATGCTAAAGATATAATGAAATGACAGACTCCGATGTTTCTGCAACATATGAGAGTTCATGGCCGAATAAAGTCATGAATAATGTTTTTACAAAGCAAAAATCGCAAGCAAAAGAATTTTGTTTGGTAAAAGTCTTTTAAAAAGCAAATAGTCTCATGCCACAGAAGCAGTCCTGTGAATCGAGTGGTGATTACATGGTTTCGGTAGCTATAAATGACTCAATTATCCATGAACACCAACTTCATCGTAAGAAATCTGGATTTTCTCACAGATGATGATGCATTTGTTTATTTGTTTTTGTTAGCAAATGAATGCAACATAGAACACACATGTTGGACCATTGTGGACATGTTTTGGATCGAAGTGCAAGTCAATACAGCTAGGCTGCAACTGCAGAAATTGCCTGAGTATAGAACATCAAATGGTTCATACAAGCAACTCAAAGGTGCTTGTGAGAACTGAAAATGATCCGTGCAGAATTTGCTATGTCAAAATGGCAAGAAATGACAAAATCTCACATCAGCAGCCATCACAACCGAAAATATTCCCCGAATTATCCTACTTCAAAAAGTTCTTCACTAACCGCAAGATATTAGGCTCTTCGGACTATCCACATACTCCACCTTGGAACTTCACTAATTTAAGCATCGGAAAGATCCGAGTCAGAAAACCTGACATCAGACTCCTGCAGGCACTTGGGAGGATCTCGACACTACCCTAGGTCGAGTCGTGCCTGTCATCCCTTTAAGGAACTGACTTTGGTGATAACAGTGTTTACAAACCATAGGTTTAAGAGAAGTAAACAACTCTAGGTTCAGGAAGTCATtgtaatatgatatatatatacacacacataacagGCAAGTTTTGGTAGCTTGATGAAGAAAGCTATATGGCTCGAATTATGCATTCATCATGCGGTGAATCTAAAAGTATGTTCATCTTTGACAGGTAGAAAAATGAACCAGAAAAAATCAGGTCTTGTTTAACTCGAAGCAACAAGTGGCGATAAGTATAGTGGCTATGACAATGAATGTTATTAGAGTCGAGAAGACAAACTTGTCTCAGCATGTTGTTCTCATTCTGCAATGTGGACATCCTCTCCTCCAGTTCTGAGTTCTTGGCCTCCAAATCCTTCACCTTGGCCTCCAAATCATTCAGGTAAGCCTTCTTCCTCTCCCTGGCTTGCTGGGCTGACACTCTATTCCTCAGCAGCCTTTTGTTGGACAAGACACATCATACAGTAAAAGACAAGACAAAAGTCATTCCCAAAATTCCCGATGGATTAAACGTTATCCAAACCTCTTCAGCCGCTTGTGCTCCTTGTCGGCCGGGCTCCTCCCTCGCCGCCGCTGGCCGCCCTGGGCGGCAGACTGGGCCCGGTCCGGACCAGCCGTCGAGCCGGCCTCTCTGCCGGAGGTCGATGCACCGGCCGGCTCGAACCCGAATTCCGGCACTCTCCTGATCTCCTCGTCGCTCTCCATTCCTGAATCAGGGGACCCAAGAAAAGCCCAATTTCGCCATCACGTCAAGAAAAAAGATCAAAACTCCACAAGGCAGCACGAACAAGAACAGCAAAACAACAAAAAtccctcattttttaaaaaaaacgcAATTTTGACGAAGCAAAAAACGGCGAAAAAGGTACATTGGTCGAATTAAACCGAAAAATATCTTCATCTTGGACTGGGAAAGCACAAGCTCCTTTAAAAAAGCGATTTTTCCGCAAAATCCATGAGAATCAATACAAAAGAAGAAGATTGCCTTCTTTGACTTCCATCTGGGGGGCAGAACTCGAGGACCTCTCGCTGCTCGAAGGAAGTGAGCTGGTAGTCTGATCCTGCAGCatccttcccctcctcctcctcctccctataGAGGGAACAGATCTACAGAGTGGAAGgaaaagtctctctctctctctctctctctctctctctctctcccaccttTCGGGAAGGAAGGAGGAGGGGGGAGGAGGATGGGCTGGTGATATCAATGGGGGGTTTCGGGGTTTAAAGGCGCGATTCTAGCCGTCCGATGTGGGAGCATCGGACAGTAGAGAGTGCGTGATCGTGGACGAAGGAGGAGCCACGAAACCCAGGGGGGAATCCAAAGGTGCGCAGGCGGCGAGCGTGGAGAGTTACTGACCGTTCGATTCATATCAAATCTAGTGATCGATAAGCCCCGTGCATTGAATCCGGTCTTCACGGTTTGgtcattaataataataacatacctccattatttttttcttgagcATATAtctatttttcccttctttttaatgTTCTTTATATGATTTATTAAAGGGTTTTACACAACATACTTTTCCTTTTCCTTAGATTTAGTTGAGTGTCCCTCTTTGTCTCTTTAAGATAATGGGGACCATTGGTCCACCATAAGGtaaaaatcataattaattatcaaaattatattaaatttaattatCTCACCATAGatgataaaacataaaaaatttaactgtaataaaaaaataaataattgagacttatgattttattgttgttTTATTGTTTGTTCataagaagaaaataaatatcTTTCCTcggaaaatgaaaataaaaattatttgaatctcaaAATATTTGTAAGTGCAATTTTTTTTAACACATATTGTATGAATTTAAACACTTATTGATTATGCAATAATACGTTAACGAAAAACTCACGAGTGAGATAATCATCTTCTTATattgtattaattagtaattgagAAATGATCATTTAGGTACTAAAATTCCTTTTTTCCTAGAATGTAAAATGCATGGTATCTCTCACATGGATGGGAATTGTATTGGTTTTTCAAGGATgggaattgcttgatgaatgctACAATCTAAATGAGAGCACTCTTTGGACATGGATAATACAGCAGAGGAGAGGAGATTTGGACTTGACATGCCCTCCTATGTTGATCTGTCCACAGGATGGGAATAATTCTTGGTTGGTCATGCATCCTTCACATTTCCCACATCAGCCATGaggttgtgaaatgacttgataaCACCTGGATTTTTATGAGCCATAGTTGGGCATTCTCTTTCCACTGAAATGATTGCTGGGAAAAGTAGTTGGAGAATTGAATTAGAAGAATGAAAACTTGCAGAGAGAGAAAATGACTCCTCGTTTTTGTCTTTAGACTTCAAATCACCTCTCACCCTGTGTCCAGAAAAGTTGACCAGCAAAGAGAATGGCACTGTGCAGAGACAATGGTGTCTTAAAGGATCAGAACCATGCACCCTCAGCAAGAAAGCCAGGTTCAATTCTTCTCTGTTTTCTTACAAGATGCATGTATACTTGGTAGATGTTGCCAACAGCAATCAAGTTACTTTCTTCAGTGGTCCACTGAGGAGTGGACGAGCATTCATGTGCCTTCACTGCATCTTTCTTTGTCGCTTTCCTCTTTCTATGGGCATCCTTTTCCTCGTTGCAGAACCCATCTTCCTTCATGGACACTTGCTCTGCACAATTTAGACTCCTTTCATCACTTGGAAATGTCCAGGTACCCAGGATGAATCTTTAAGCACTTGCCAAACATTAACATGAAGAATCCCACAGGTCTAGGTGCAGAGATCAATCAAAAGAAGCTAGACAGACTTTCATAATAGATAGAGTTTGACAGCTGCAAGGGTCTTTTCTTAGGCagatttttgcaagtaaaaagagCCGTCTCCATAATTTTGACAATGAAGATGCCTCACCTGCTGTCCTCCAAATGTACACAGGCATTCAAGGAAAGTCCAactgagagggagagagagagagagagagagagagagagagaagaataatTTGAATATTAGCTACCCTTATCCTAGGCACACAAAACATTATGAAAATGCATCCAGTGAAACATCCAGCATGTCTTACAACAGTAAGTAAAATATAAACTCCTAGGTAGATAATGGAGAACAAAAGAAGCTTCCCAGAAACTGTCTTTGCAAAGATTAAATAGCATGATGCACTTGCCAATTATTTTCCAGGTTCAAACCTGGGGTACAAAGAACATATGACTTCTAGAACACATGATGCATTGGAGAAACAGATTTGAAACATCCATAAGGTTAATACAAAAGAGGACACATGTACCAATGGATCAAGTGATATTGGTGCACAATTGGTATAGTTGCATCTGGATAGATTCTATTTGGAAGAAAGGACCAGGGAAATAATCAGCAGAATCATAAGTTGGACAGAGAATTTAATTGCTTAGGTAGCCCATGGTTGCAATTTGCACCTTCATGAACCCATGAAGATATCAAATGATGAGCGATGGCATAGGGTCCAGGAACAAACATCGGTGCGAGTTCTCCACTTTCCACGTTAAAGTCTGAAGATAAGTTCTGACCTCTCTCGACACCCCCGCACATTTGGTTGACCTTCAAGGCAGCTGTCTTTTGAGCTTTCTCATATTCGGCAAAAGTAAGTGCCTTTTTGACATCCTCTCTTTTGTGCCACTGAGCATCTGAAGAAAAGAAGTATATAGTATATTTCTGCTGCATTGTCGTAGTTGCCACTTTCTATGAAAACTACTGAATATACTTACCTTCTAGCTCCACCTTGTCCACATGAATATCAAATGATTTGGCATATGCAAAGAACCCCACCATCAACTGACTTGGCATACTGCTAGGCCCAACTGAGAAAATATAAAACTTCGTCAATTTTGTTTGTGCATGCTTGTCTTTGATTTAGAATGGTAAAAAAAAATAAGCATAAAGCTAAAACATCCTCAtgttatttcatttattttcttgaATAGTTGTTTCCCATTGAAATATGAACCACGTGACTATATACTTCAGTGTATTTAAATGTCAGAAAAAATCACAGCATTTCATTCAGTTGAGTGCATCTCAGATACAAAAGTGCCTTTAAGATGCTTGACTACATACGATTTTTTATAATTGAAAATATTCACATCTTCCTTTTTATGACTTTGGATCTTTTCATGGACTACATTTAACTGAAACCAATAGTCGTAGAAAATCTCGGGTACATTTGTTTCTATTATATGTAAGTCATAAAATTGTATAAACTTCATTTGCAAGCTAAAAAATACGAATGTGGACTTCATTGTCATTGTTCATGGTAAGCAAAAACACTATTTTATCACAGTACAGACAAACAAAGAGCAAACAGGCAATCAACTGAAGAAACAATAAACAAAATCAGTCATTTAGTTCTTGATGCATAGATGTTTTCTGAGTTTGTAACTGAAAGGTAAGTCGACTTTTGCTATTACTAGAACAAACATTTCCTATTATGATAGAGTATCTTCCTTGGCTTCTAGCTGTTCTGAAAAGAAATAACAACAacagtcaagatcaagatttaaGTCTTCGATGAATGCATTCACATCAGCCACATTTAAGGCTTTACTTATAGAATAAAACAATTTATGGTCAGATATATCCATATGGCTTTCTCAGATGATGGTTCTAGTATCCTACATATTTTAGAAATCAAGCATTCAGTTCGCATGTCTAGGGTGGTACCTCAGCATAAAACATTCTGTATATTAATAACTGAACATATAATTGGAATATCTAACTCACTGAAAAAATAATCTGTTAAAAGTTTCTGTTCATCATCCATTTCTAACCTTTCAATGAGTTTCTTCGACCAAGAATAAAAGATTGGATATGGTGATTGCAATTCCATCAAATTGAGCTCAAGAAACTGGTGCTGCTTCTTGCTTAACAGAAATTGCATTTGTAAGACCCATCTGATTCTACAATTATATGAATCTAATACCCAAGCACCATTAACTGACTGTAAAATTCTATAGCTTGATTTCAAATTCTTGCCAATTCATTGTTCAAAAATATTTATAAGAAGAAGAGACAGAAGTAAGACAATCTTTGAGAATGTTCACTCATTATTCTTTTCATAAAACCCAATCTCTA of the Musa acuminata AAA Group cultivar baxijiao chromosome BXJ2-10, Cavendish_Baxijiao_AAA, whole genome shotgun sequence genome contains:
- the LOC135625370 gene encoding transcription factor HY5-like, which gives rise to MLQDQTTSSLPSSSERSSSSAPQMEVKEGMESDEEIRRVPEFGFEPAGASTSGREAGSTAGPDRAQSAAQGGQRRRGRSPADKEHKRLKRLLRNRVSAQQARERKKAYLNDLEAKVKDLEAKNSELEERMSTLQNENNMLRQILKNTTVSRRGSNSSANGEGQ